In the Streptomyces sp. WMMC940 genome, GCGCCCGTGGACGGCACCCGCCGATCCCCTCCGGCCGCCTCCGCGTCCGGGTCGCCCCTGGCTCGGGCCGCGTCGGCCGGGGTTCGCCCCGTCGCGGCGACCGGCGCGGCGACCCGCGGACGCGCCTGATCAACCGAGTAGGCCCACCGCGAGGTCGATCCGGCGCCTTGCGACCCTTCCCCTCGGCCCGCGGGGCCGGGGGCCGTGCACCGGGCGTCGTTCCCCGACGGGTGAACCCTGCCCGGGGCGGCACTAGTTCACGAGGCCCGACGGGCGGTCCACCTCCGACGGAGTGGCGGCGGGGAGCTCGCCCACGGGGCGGCGCCAGCCGTGCTCGCCGCGGGCCAGCAGCCAGGCCGTGGTCTCCTGCGGCGGCATGGCCGCCGCGACCAGCCAGCCCTGCACCGCGTCGCAGCCCAGGTCGCGCAGCCGCTCCCAGGTCTCGTCGTCCTCGACGCCCTCGGCGACCACGAGCAGTCCGAGGGAGTGGGCGAGGTCGACGGTGCAGCGGACGATCTCCGCGTCCTCCGCGTCGAACGCCAGCCGGGCGACGAACGACCGGTCGATCTTGAGCTCGCTCACGGGCAGCCGGCGCAGATGGACCAGGGAGGAGTAGCCCGTGCCGAAGTCGTCCAGCGACATCTTCACCCCGTGGCCCGTGAGCGCCGCGAGGGTGTCCCCGGCCCGCTGCGGGTCCTCGAGCAGCACATGCTCGGTGATCTCCAGCTGCAGCGCGCCCGCCGGGACGCCGTGCCGGGCGAGCCGGGCCGCGACGGAGCCGGCGAAGCCCGGTGTGTGGACGTCGCGCGGCGACACATTGACGGCGACCGGCACATCGAGGCCCTGGGAACGCCACTCGGCGACCTGGCCCAGCGCGGACTCCAGCACGTACTCGGTCAGATGGGGCATCAGCCCCGACGACTCCGCGATGGCGATGAACTCGTCGGGAGGGACCCGTCCGCGGTCCGGATGCACCCAGCGCACCAGCGCCTCCAGCCCCGCGACATGCCCGTCGAAGCGCACCTTCGGCTGGTAGTGGAGCTCCACCTCGCCCGCGTCCAGCGCCCGGCGCAGATCGCCGAGCAGCCCGAGCCGGTCCGGGGTGTTCGAGTCGCGCTTGGACTCGTACACCTCGACGCCGGTTCGGTCGCGCTTCGCCTGGTACATGGCCACGTCCGCGCGCCGGAGCAGCCCTTCGGCGTCCAGGGCGTGGTCGGGGAAGACGGCGAGGCCGGCACTGGCCTCCAGGACCAGAGTGAGCCCGTCGAGGTCGAGGGGCGAGGACAGCTGGCCCACGAGGTGGCGGGCGACCCGCTGGGCGCTGGTGGTGGAGTCGGTCGTGGGCAGCAGCACGGCGAACTCGTCGCCGCCCAGCCGCGCGGCCTCCGCTCCGCGCGGCAGTGCGAGCTTCAGCCGCTCGGCGATCTGGAGCAGCAGTCGGTCGCCCGCGAGGTGACCGAGTGTGTCGTTGACCGAGCGGAACCGGTCGAGGTCGATCAGGACGAGGGCCGAGCGCGCTCCGACCCCCTCGGCCTCCTCCAGCGCGGTCCAGGTGCGCTCCAGCAGCCACTGGCGGTTGGGGAGTTTGGTGAGTGGGTCGCGCAGTTGCTCCTCGGCGCGGGCGCGGGCGATCCACAGCGTGGAGTCGAGCGCGATCAGCGGCACGGCGAACAGCGGCAGCACGATGGGCAGGGCCGTCGCGACGACGCAGATCAGCGGGGCGATGCCGAGCAGGGCGACCGCGACGAGCCCCTGCCGCAGCAGGGCGGTCCGGGCGACCGTGGGCAGTCCGCTGCTCTGGGGTGCCAGGGCGTACCAGAGCAGCACCCTGGTGGCGGCGAGGTACGCGGCCGCGGCGAGCACCACTTCGGGGATCGCGTCCGGTCCCCATTGCAGGGGCTGCCAGGGGTGTTCGACGGTGGGTGTCTCACCGAACGCGGCGAGGACGAGCGCGGCCGCGCCGATGCCCAGGATGTCCACCGCGCCGTGCAGGACGCCCTGCCGCCAGCGGTGCCGCCGCGCGGCACCGACCAGCGCCACCACGGCGAGGCTGACCATGCCGGCCGGCACCCAGCCGTACAGCAGCAGCACCGCGAGGGTCAGGGCGGCACCGGAGCCGGTGCCGCCCCACCAGCGGTCGCGCCCGAGGGCGACCAGGTGACCGACGATGATGCCGGTCAGCACGGCGAGGGACCAGCCCTCGGTGCCTCCGGGGAAGAGCCCGTGCCCTTCCCTCAGAGCGCCGAAGAGCCCGGTCGCCAGGGTGAGTAAGGCGATTCCGGCGACGACGAACGGCAGCGTCGACGCGATGCCCGCGACGAACGCGAGTCCCGCGAAACCACGCGGCCGTGAGACCGGGGCGGCGCTCTCGGTCGGTTTCATTCCCGTCCCTCTCACAGCCGGCGGTGCCGATGCCACGTGATGGCTTCCGTGTCGTGCGACCACGGCCGGAACCTCACCACGCGGCCGTGCACGACAGACGCATGCCTCAACAGTAGGCCGCCGGGGGCTCTGACGGGCAGCGCTCTACAGCTCTTGCCCGAATGCGACCCGGCCACCCTTATCCATCTGATATGCGCCGAACGAGTGATCCTGGCGGGGAGTTGGTCCGCACAGCCGTACTATTCCTCGACCGGTGCGGCCACCTCGCGGGCTGCTTCCGGCCCCTGCTCGAGAAGGACCGCGAAGCCGTCCTCGTCCAGTACGGGCACCTTCAGCTGCATGGCCTTGTCGTACTTCGATCCGGGGTTGTCACCCACAACAACAAACGAGGTCTTCTTCGAAACGGAACCCGTCACTTTCGCTCCACGACTCTGGAGCGCATCCTTTGCGCCATCTCTCGTGTGGTTCTCGAGCGTTCCGGTGACGACGACCGTGAGGCCCTCGAGCGGACGCGGCCCCTCGTCCTCGCCGGAGCCCTCCTCCTCCATCCGGACGCCCGCGGCACGCCATTTGCGGAGGATCTCACGGTGCCACTCCTCCTCGAACCACTGCTTCACCGAGGCGGCGATGGTCGGCCCGACGCCCTCGACGGCCGCGAGCTCCTCCTGTGACGCCTGCTCGATCCGCTCGATCGAACGGAACTCACGGGCCAGCTCCTCGGCGGCCACGGGGCCCACATGGCGGATGGAGAGACCGGTGAGGATGCGGGCCAGCGGGCGCTCCTTGGCGGCCGCGATGTTCTCCAGCATGGCCAGCGTGTTCTTCTTCGGCTCGCCCTGCTGATTGGCGAAGACCGTGACGATCTTCTCCTCGCCGGTCTTCGGGTCGCGCTTGGGCAGTCCGCTGTCCTGGTCCAGCACATACGCCTTGATGGGCAGCAGCTGTTCGACCGTCAGGTCGAACAGGTCGCCCTCGTCGGCCAGCGGCGGCTCGGCGGGCTCCAGCGGCTTCGTCAGGGCCGCGGCTGCCACATATCCGAACGCCTCGACGTCCAGCGACTTGCGGCCGGCGAGATAGAACAGTCGTTCGCGCAATTGGGCCGGGCAGCTACGGGCGTTGGGGCAGCGCAGATCGACGTCGCCCTCCTTCATCGGCCGCAGGGGCGTGCCGCACTCCGGGCACTCGGACGGCATCACGAACTCCCGCTCGGTGCCGTCCCGCAGGTCGGCGACCGGGCCGAGGATCTCCGGGATGACGTCGCCCGCCTTGCGCAGCACGACGGTGTCGCCGATCAGGACCCCCTTGGCCTTCACCACGTCCTGGTTGTGCAGCGTCGCGAACTCCACCTCGGAGCCCGCGACCGTCACCGGCTCCACCTGGGCGTACGGGGTGACCCGGCCGGTTCGGCCCACACCGACGCGGATGTCGACCAGCTTGGTGTTGACCTCCTCCGGCGGGTACTTCCAGGCGATCGCCCAGCGGGGGGCCCGCGACGTCGAGCCCAGCCGGCCCTGGAGCGGGATCTCGTCCAGCTTGACGACCACTCCGTCGATCTCGTGCTCCACGGAGTGGCGGTGCTCGCCGTAGTACGTGATGAACTCCCGGACCTCTTCGAGGGAGCCCACCACCTTGTAGTGCCGGGCGGTCGGCAGGCCCCACTCGTGCAGCAGTTCGTACGCCTCCGAGAGCCGGCCGATCTCCAGGCCCTCGCGCGCGCCGATGCCGTGCACCACCATGTGGAGCGGCAGGGTCGCCGTGACCTTGGGGTCCTTCTGCCGCAGCGAACCCGACGCCGAGTTGCGGGGGTTGGCGTAGGGCTGCTCACCGGCCGCGACCCGGCGGGCGTTGAGCTCCTCGAAGGCCTCCATCGGGAAGTAGACCTCGCCCCGGATCTCCACCAGATCGGGTACGCGATCGCCCTTCAGACGGACCGGAACGTCCCCGATCGTCCGGACGTTGGGGGTGATGTCCTCGCCGGTGCGGCCGTCGCCCCGGGTCGCGGCCCGGACCAGCCGGCCCTTCTCGTAGGTCAGGTTGACGGCCAGGCCGTCGACCTTGAGCTCGCACAGGAAGTGGTACGCGGAGGTGCCGACCTCCTTGGCGACCCGGTCCGCCCACGCGGCGAGCTCCGCCTCGTCGAAGGCGTTGTCGAGGGAGAGCATCCGCTCACGGTGCTCGACCGCCGTGAACTCCGTCTCGTACGCCACCGAGACCTTCTGGGTCGGCGAGTCGGGCGTACGCAGCTCCGGGTACTGCTCCTCCAGCCCCTCCAAGGACCGCATCAGCCGGTCGAACTCGGCGTCGCTGACGACCGGCTGGTCCTTCACGTAGTACCGGAAGCGGTGCTCCTCGATCTGCTCGGCCAGCCGGGCATGCTCGTCCCGCGCCTCCGCCGGCACCGGCCCCTGCTGTTCGACAGCCACCGTCACGTCCTCCCGTTACCTCAGCCCTCAGTCCATCACTCAGGGTTGTCCGCGAGCGATCTCGCCGCCCGGACGCTGTGCGCCAGAGCGGCACGGGCGTAGCCGGGCGAAGCGCCCGCGAGCCCGCACGACGGGGTGACCACGACGGACTCGGCGAGAGTCCCCGGATTCAGCCCCAGCCTGCGCCACAGCGTCCTGACACCCATGACGCTACCGGCAGGGTCGGACAATGGGCCGTCGGTGGAGGGCACGACTCCCGCGAAGAGCTTCGTGCCGCCCTCGGCGGCCTCTCCGATCGACTCCTCGTCACGTTCGGTGAGCAACGCGAAATCGAACGAGATCCCGGCCGCTCCGGCCCGGCGCAGCAGGGCGAACGGCACCTCCGGAGCACAGGAGTGCACGACCACCGGCACACCGGCCGCGCCGACGACCTCCCGCAGCGTGCTCTCGGCGAGCTGCCGGTCCACGGCGCGGTGGGTCCGGTACCCGCTGGCGGTCTTCACCAGGCCGCGCAGCACGGCCGTGAGGGACGGCTCGTCGAGCTGCAGCACCGGACGGGCGCCCGGCACCCGGCGCCGCACCTCGGCGAGATGACCACGGAGGCCTTCGGCGAGCGAGTCCGCGAGATCCCGACAGGCGCCGGGGTCGGCGAGGGCCGCCTCGCCGTTCCTGAGCTCCAGGGCGGCCGCGAGCGTCCAGGGTCCGACGGCCTGGACCTTGAGCGGGCCCTCGTAGCCCTGGGTGAACTCCTCCAGCGCGTCCAGGTCCTCACCGAGCCACGACCTGGCCCGCCGGGTGTCCCGGCCCGGCCGGTCGCTCATCCGCCAGCCGCTCGGCTCCACGTGCGCGTACAGCTCCGCGAGGAGTCCCGCGGTCCGGCCGATCATGTCGGCGCCGGGACCGCGGGCGGGCAGTTCGGGCAGATGGGGAAAGTCCTCGAAGGAACCGGTCACGGTCTTCGCGGCCTCGCGCGCGTCCCCGCCGGGCAGGGAACCGACCCCGGTGGCGGGGCCCCACACCACGTCGCTCATCGCCCCGGCCGGACGGTGAGGTCGTGGATGTCCGCGTCGCGCGGGAGGTCGAGGGCGGTGAGGATCGTCGTCGCGACCGACTCGGGGTCGATCCACCGCGACGGGTCGTACTCCTTGCCCTCCTGCCGGTGCACCTTCGCCTGCATGGGGCTGGCGGTACGGCCGGGGTACACCGACGTGACCCGGACGCCGTGCTCCCGCTCCTCGTGGCGCAGGGCGTCGGCCAGCGCCTTGAGTCCGTGCTTGGAGGCGGCGTAGGCGGCCCACTCGGCGTGGGCGTTGAGCCCGGCACCCGAGTTGACGAAGATCACCTTGCCCCGGGAGACGCGCAGTTGGGGCAGCAGCAGCCGGGTGAGCTCCGCCGGGCTGACCAGGTTCACGTTGAGCTGGGACTGCCAGGTCTTCGGCGTGAGTTCGGCGACCCGGCCGAGGTCCACGACGCCCGCGATGTGCAGCAGCGAGTCGACGCGCTCGGGCAGCGCCTGGTGCGAGAAGGCCCAGGACAGCCGGTCGGGCGTGGCGAGGTCGCCGACGAGGGTGCGGGAGCCGGGGTAGGCCCGGACCAGTTCCCGGGCGCGACCGGCGTCCCGGGCCAGCAGCACGAGGTCGTCGCCGCGCTCGTGCAGCCGGCGCGCGACGGCCGCGCCGATGCCGGAGCCCGCTCCGGTGATCAGATGTGTAGCCATACCGGCAATGCTCGCATCACCGCACCCCCGCGCCTTCCTCGAGGTAGGCGAGGGCGCCGACCGCGTCCTCGGCGAAGAAGACCAGGTCGGTGAGGGGCACCGGGAGGAAGCCCTCGTCGTCCATGCGCTGGAACTGCTGCTTCAGCCCGTCGTAGAACCCCGCCGTGTTGAGCAGCACCACCGGCTTCGCCGTGTGGCCGTGCTTCTTCAGCTCCAGGATCTCCGTGGCCTCGTCCAGCGTGCCCGTGCCGCCCACCATGATCACCACCGCGTCGGACTTGGCCAGGAGCAGCGCCTTGCGCTCGGCGAGGTCCCGCGCCACGAGCATCTCGTCGGCGACCGGCCTGGCCTTGTCCTGGAGGAACTCCACCGAGACCCCGACCAGGCGGCCGCCGGCCTTGTGCACCCCGTCCGCGACGACCTTCATCAGACCGACGTCGGAGCCGCCCCAGACGAGCGTGTGCCCGCCCTTGCCGAGCAACTCGGCGAACTCGCGGGCGGGGCCGGTGTAGCGGTCGTCGAGGTCGGCGGCGGAGAGGAAGACGCAGATGTCCATGGGGTCACGGTACGGGCCGCCGCCGACACCCGGCCCGCGCGGTCGGCGGCCGGGAGGAAACGGCCGGGAACCGCCCTCGTACGACGAGGGAACCGGGGGCACCCGGCCCGGGGGTGCTTCGCCGGCGCGGTGCGCGCGCATCCGCTGCCCGGCCCTTCCGGCGCCGGCGGCCCGGTGCGCCGGAATGGCCTCAGGCCGTGACCGGGCTCTGCCGGCGCGTCGTCGAGGCGATCGTCGCCGACCCGACCACGCGCGTGCCGTCGTACAGCACGATCGCCTGGCCGGGGGCGACCCCGCGCACGGGTTCCGTGAACGCCACCCGCAGCTCGCCGTCCACCAGCTCCGCCGAGACCTCCGTCTCGCCGCCGTGGGCGCGCAGCTGCGCCGTGTACGTGCCGGGGCCGTTGGGCGCCGTGCCGCACCAGCGGGGCTTGACCGCGGTGAGCGCGGAGACCTCCAGCGCCTCGGCCGGGCCGACGGTGACCGTGTTGCTCACCGGCGAGATGTCCAGGACGTAGCGCGGCTTGCCGTCGGGCGCGGGGTGGCCGATGCGCAGGCCCTTGCGCTGGCCGATGGTGAAGCCGTAGGCGCCGTCGTGGGTGCCCAGCTTGGTGCCGGACTCGTCGACGATGTCGCCCTCCGCCCGGCCGAGCCGCCCGGCGAGGAAGCCCTGGGTGTCGCCGTCGGCGATGAAGCAGATGTCGTGGCTGTCGGGCTTCCTGGCCACGGCCAGTCCGCGCCGCTCGGCCTCCGCGCGGATCTCGTCCTTGGTGGTGAGTGTGTCGCCCAGCGGGAACATCGCGTGGGCGAGTTGCCGCTCGTCGAGCACGCCGAGCACATAGGACTGGTCCTTGGCCATGTCGCCGGCGCGGTGCAGTTCGCGGCCGCCGTCCTCACGCACGACCACGGTCGCGTAGTGGCCCGTGCACACGGCGTCGAATCCCAGGGCGAGCGCCTTGTCGAGCAGGGCCGCGAACTTGATCTTCTCGTTGCAGCGCAGGCAGGGGTTGGGGGTGCGGCCCGCCTCGTACTCCGCGACGAAGTCCTCGACCACGTCCTCGCGGAACCGCTCGGCGAGGTCCCAGACGTAGAAGGGGATGCCGATGACGTCCGCGGCGCGGCGGGCGTCGCGGGAGTCCTCGATGGTGCAGCAGCCGCGCGCGCCGGTGCGGAACGACTGCGGGTTCGCCGAGAGCGCCAGATGCACTCCGGTCACGTCGTGGCCCGCTTCGGCGGCACGTGCGGCGGCGACGGCGGAGTCCACGCCGCCGGACATGGCGGCGAGGACGCGGAGGGGACGCTGGCGTGTCTCAGTCATAGCCCTACCAGGGTACGGGGCGCCGGGAACCGAATGCCCGGGAGTGGACGTTCGTGAGGTGATCGGGTGCGAAGAGGGGTGGCATGGGCGGCAGGAAGGCACAGCGCGGCGTCGGCAGACGGGCCGTGCTGATCGGTGGCGGGGCGGCGCTGGTCGGGGCGGGCGTGGTGGCCCAGGACGAGCTGAGGCGGCTGTGGTGGCGGCTGCCCGGCATGGAGAAGAAGCGGGTGGAGGGGGAGCTGGACCACGCGGGCGCGGTGTGGACGGCGGCCTCCCGGGCGAACTGGCGCCGGGCCGACCGGCCGGACGACTACACGATCGACCGGGTCGTGATCCATGTCGTCCAGGGCAGCTACCGGACGGCCCTGAGGGTGTTCAAGGACCCGGGACACGGCGCCGCCGCGCACTACGTGGTGGGCAAGGACGGGCGGGTCGCGCAGATGATCCGCGAGCTCGACGTCGCCTTCCACGCGGGCAACCGGGACGTGAACGAGCGGAGCATAGGCATCGAGCACGAGGGCTTCGTCGACCGCCCCGAGGACTTCACGGACGCGATGTACGCCTCGTCGGCGCGGCTGACGGCCGGCATCTGCGCGCGGTACGGGATCCCCGTGGACCGGGAGCACGTCATCGGCCACGTCGAGGTGCCGGGGACCGACCACACGGACCCCGGCCCGCACTGGGACTGGGACCGGTACCTGCCGATGGTGCGGCAGGCGCTGGCCGCCCGGCCGTCGCCGGGTGCGACGGCGGCTGGTACCGCGTCCGGCGAGGTTTGAAGGGGTCTCCCCCGGCCCTCCGGGCCGAGGGGAAGGATCGCAAGGCGCCGGAACGAACTCCTACAGTAGTGGGCCTGTTCGGTCGATCCGGCAACACCGCGAGTCGCCGTGCCGGGCGTCGCGACGGGACGCCACGTCGCCTGACGCGGCTCTAGCTGAGCCCCGCCGTGCGGGCCCGCTCCACGGCTGGTCCGATCGCCTTGGCGACGGCTTCGACGTCCTCCGCCGTGGAGGTGTGGCCGAGGCTGAAGCGGAGCGTGCCGCGGGCCAGGGCCGGATCGGTGCCGGTGGCGAGGAGGACGTGGCTGGGCTGGGCGACGCCCGCCGTGCAGGCCGAGCCGGTGGAGCACTCGATGCCCTGGGCGTCCAGGAGCAGCAGCAGCGAGTCGCCCTCGCAGCCGGGGAACGTGAAGTGGGCGTTGGCCGGGAGCCGGTCGGCCGGGTCGCCGCCGAGGATCGCGTCGGGCACGGCGTCGAGGACGGCGCCGACGAGCCGGTCGCGCAGGGCGCCGATCTCGCGGGCGAAGTCCTCGCGGCGCTCGGCGGCGAGCCGGCCGGCCGCGGCGAAGGCGGCGACGGCGGGGACGTCCAGCGTCCCGGAGCGCACATGGCGTTCCTGGCCGCCGCCGTGCAGCACGGGCACGGGCGTGTGCTCGCGGCCCAGCAGCAGCGCGCCGACGCCGTAGGGGCCGCCGATCTTGTGGCCGCTGACGGTCATCGCGGCCAGGCCGGAGGCGGCGAAGTCGACGTCGAGCTGCCCGACGGCCTGCACCGCGTCGGAGTGCAGCGGTACCCCGAACTCGGCGGCGGCGTCGGCGAGTTCGCGGATCGGCATGACGGTGCCGATCTCGTTGTTGGCCCACATGACGGTGGCGAGGGCCACGTCCGAGGGGTCGCGTTCGAGGGCCTCCCGGAACGCCTCCGGGTGCACCCGGCCGTGGCTGTCGACGGGGAGGTACTCGACGTTCGCGCCCTCGTGCTCGGCGAGCCAGTGCACGGCGTCGAGGACGGCGTGGTGCTCGACCGGGCTGGCGAGTACGCGGGTGCGGCGCGGGTCGGCGGCGCGGCGGGCCCAGTAGAGGCCCTTGACGGCCAGGTTGTCCGCCTCGGTGCCGCCGGAGGTGAGGACGACCTCGCTGGGGCGCGCCCCGAGCGCCTCCGCGAGGGTCTCGCGGGCCTCCTCGACGGTACGGCGGGCCCTGCGGCCCGCTGCGTGCAACGACGAGGCGTTGCCGGTGACGGCGAGCTGGGCGGTCATCGCCTCGATCGCCTCCGGAAGCATCGGAGTGGTCGCGGCGTGGTCGAGGTAAGCCATGGTGGACACGATTCTACGAGCCGCCCGGAGCCCGGCTTCCGCCCCGGGGGCCCGGACGGGTCAGCCGACCGGACTCCAGACGACGCCGCCGTTGCCCACGACGAGCGCGGCGAGGACGACGAGGTCTGCGATGCCGAGCGCCAGGCCCAGCAGTGCCCGTCCGCGCCGTGCGGTTCCGCGCCGCAGCGCGAGGCCGGAGAGGACGACGGCGACGGGGCCGAGCACGATGTTCATCACGAGCAGCCCGACCAGTCCGAGGACGAACGACGCGACGGCCATGCCGTCGGCATCGCGCGTACCGGTGAACCGGCGGGCGGGTGCGGTCAGTTCCACGATGTCCCTCCTCGGGTCAGCGGGCGGCCCGGCGCGCGTGGCGCTCACGCACGGCGAACACGAGCAGCCATACGCCGATGACGGCGGCGGCCGCGGTGGTCACGGGCAGCGGGATGTGGGCCACGGCACCCAGGAGGACGCCCAGTAAGGCGACCGCGGCGACGAGGGCGATCATCTTCCTCGACCTTCCTTTCGCAGATGGACTCGGAGCCGGTCCGGAGAACGGCCCGCGGCGCGGGCACAGAACTCGGAGTACGATTGTTTACTGACTACCCAGTCTAGGCTTTCGCATACCAGAGAACAGCTGTTTACTGAATGGTATGAGTCACACCGTCGGCGTCCGCCAGGCCCAGAAGTTGAAGACCCGTCAGGCACTGCTGGACGCCGCGTTGCGGCTGCTGGAGCACCAGAGCCTGAGCAGTCTCGGACTGCGCGAGCTGACACGGGCGGTGGGCGTGGCGCCGACGGCGTTCTACCGGCACTTCGCGGATGTGGCGGAGCTCGGTGTGGCCCTGGTCGAGGAGACGCTGGGCAGTCTGCACGGGCTGATCGGGGCGATCCTCGCGGAGACCGGCGACGCCGAGGTGCGGATCGCCCGGACCGTGGACCTCATCGCCCGTCACGTCCGGGAGCAGCCGGCCCACTTCCGCTTCATCGCGCGCGAGCGGCACGGCGGCGTCGGGCCGGTCCGCGCCGCGATCGCCGCCCAACTCGACGCCTTCACCGAGGAGGTGGCGGCGGCGCTCGGGCGCGAGCCGGTGTCGGCGGGCTGGAGCGAGGAGGATCTGCACATGCTGGCGGGCGTGTACGTGGAGCACATGGTGATGACGGCCTCGGCCTTCCTCACGGCCCAGGAGACCGACGGGTCCGGCGCCCCCGAGGGGCCGGGCGAGGTACAGGTCGCCCGTACCGCCCGCGACCGGCTCCGGCTGGTGTCGCTCGGCCGCCTCCACTGGGCGGGGCGCGCCACCGGGCGCTGAGACGCGCGCCACCGCACGCCCCTCCGAGGGTCGCTCCCGCCCGGCCGCGGTGGCGGACATCCGCCGCCGGGCTCACGGCAGGCGCGCCCTACTCGTCCCCGGCCGGACGCCCCTCCCCCGCCATGAAGCGCCACACGAGGCCGTGCCCCAGCACCACCAGCAGGATCAGCAGCACCGCCTCCGCCTGGATCGGCGCGAGACCGATCGATCCCGCGATCTCGGGCACCGTCCCCACCACCGCGATCAGGACGTAGATCAGCGCCGCCGCGCCCATGGTCGCGGCAAGGAACGGGGACGAGCCGCCCCTGCGCCCGTGGGCGAGGAGCCGGAGCGTGCACACACAGCCGATCACGGCGAGCAGGGCGAAGCTCGCACGCCAGAGCCCCGGGGTGGCATCTCCGCCGACCTGGGCGAACAGCCCCATCAGCGCCGGCAGCAGGAACGAGAGGTAGATCCCCCCGACGACGCGGCGCAGCGCCGGTCGGCGCATCCAGTCGTCGTGGCCCTGCACGACGTTCCACCAGAGGCCGACGAGCGTGAAGCAGGTGGCGGCGAACAGGGCGTAGAACGTGCTGACATCCATCCGGCCTCCTGCGACGGGGCGGCCACGCGGTGGCCGGGACCGCGCCGGGGTCCGCTCCCGGTACCACCGGAACCGGTTCCGCGGACGCGGACCGTCCGGTGACGCACCCCGCCCCGGCGTGGGCGAGCGTCCCATGCCCGCGAAGCCGTCCCGGAGCACCGACACTCCCCGGCCACCCGCCCGGGTGCGGGAGGGCGCCCCTCCGCCGCGCCCGCGACCGAGGACGGCGGCGGGTGGGGACGGCGGTTCGCGTGCGGAGCCCGCCCGGCCGGCCTCCGACCGGCAACCGCGGGTCAGCCGTGCGGGAGCGGCGCCTTCGCCAGCTGGCGGGACTGGGCGACCAGACGGTCCGCGCTGTCCCACACCTCGGCGTCCTCCTCCAGGAAGCCGCCCGCGAGATTGCGGGTGGTGATGGAGACGCGCAGCGGCCCCGGTGCCGGGCGGCAGCGGATGTGGGTGGTGAGCTCGACGGTCGGCG is a window encoding:
- a CDS encoding TetR family transcriptional regulator, producing the protein MSHTVGVRQAQKLKTRQALLDAALRLLEHQSLSSLGLRELTRAVGVAPTAFYRHFADVAELGVALVEETLGSLHGLIGAILAETGDAEVRIARTVDLIARHVREQPAHFRFIARERHGGVGPVRAAIAAQLDAFTEEVAAALGREPVSAGWSEEDLHMLAGVYVEHMVMTASAFLTAQETDGSGAPEGPGEVQVARTARDRLRLVSLGRLHWAGRATGR
- a CDS encoding DUF4190 domain-containing protein, coding for MELTAPARRFTGTRDADGMAVASFVLGLVGLLVMNIVLGPVAVVLSGLALRRGTARRGRALLGLALGIADLVVLAALVVGNGGVVWSPVG
- a CDS encoding cysteine desulfurase family protein; this encodes MAYLDHAATTPMLPEAIEAMTAQLAVTGNASSLHAAGRRARRTVEEARETLAEALGARPSEVVLTSGGTEADNLAVKGLYWARRAADPRRTRVLASPVEHHAVLDAVHWLAEHEGANVEYLPVDSHGRVHPEAFREALERDPSDVALATVMWANNEIGTVMPIRELADAAAEFGVPLHSDAVQAVGQLDVDFAASGLAAMTVSGHKIGGPYGVGALLLGREHTPVPVLHGGGQERHVRSGTLDVPAVAAFAAAGRLAAERREDFAREIGALRDRLVGAVLDAVPDAILGGDPADRLPANAHFTFPGCEGDSLLLLLDAQGIECSTGSACTAGVAQPSHVLLATGTDPALARGTLRFSLGHTSTAEDVEAVAKAIGPAVERARTAGLS